The Cellulomonas wangleii genome includes a region encoding these proteins:
- a CDS encoding family 43 glycosylhydrolase — protein sequence MRVTPAPTSRRPRAAAALLAALATVCASLVALPAAAAVDAGTAYVLVNRNSGKALDVYNFATTDGARLTQWTRGTGTNQQWRFIDAGDGYHRVSSVLSGKVLDVQGWSTADGARVVQYADHGGANQQWRVQDTGTGYVTLVNRNSGKALEVQNAATGDNAEIVQYNSWGGTNQQWQAVPVGATPTATPSTTPAPTPSPTRTPPPVTGTFTNPVVWQDFADGDIIRVGDAYYYSASTMHYSPGAPVLRSYDLVNWEYAGHSVPRLDFDDAKYDLTGGNRYVKGIWASTLGYRRSNSTYYWYGCTEFNRTYVYTASAVDGTWTKKARMNQCYYDAGLLVDDDDTMYIAYGNGTISVAQLNADGTQQVRAQQVYQTPSDIGTLEGARFYKKDGYYYIWLTRPANGQYVLRSRSPWGPYEQRRVLLDLPGPISGGGVPHQGGIVQTQAGDWWYMAFTDAYPGGRMPTLAPLTWTDGWPSVQTVDGRWGATYPRPAISTTRTVAPMTGRDTFTGSTLGHRWEWNHNPDTSRFSVGDGLRLQTATVTNDLYAARNTLTHRIQGPSSTATIELDHSQMRVGDRAGLAMLRQSSAWIGVVRDADGSSRVVMTDGLAMSSSWATTSTGTERASASVPAGRIWLRASADIRPGSGRQATFSYSTDGSTFRTLGPAFTLNNDWQFFMGYRFGIFNHATTALGGAVTVRSFDLTTP from the coding sequence ATGCGTGTCACCCCTGCCCCGACGTCGCGGCGCCCGCGGGCCGCCGCAGCCCTCCTCGCGGCGCTCGCGACCGTCTGCGCGTCCCTCGTCGCCCTGCCCGCAGCCGCCGCCGTGGACGCCGGGACCGCGTACGTCCTGGTCAACCGCAACAGCGGCAAGGCGCTCGACGTCTACAACTTCGCCACCACCGACGGCGCCCGCCTGACCCAGTGGACCCGTGGCACCGGCACGAACCAGCAGTGGCGCTTCATCGACGCCGGCGACGGCTACCACCGCGTGAGCTCCGTGCTGTCGGGCAAGGTCCTGGACGTCCAGGGCTGGTCCACCGCCGACGGCGCCCGCGTGGTGCAGTACGCCGACCACGGGGGAGCGAACCAGCAGTGGCGGGTGCAGGACACCGGGACCGGGTACGTGACGCTGGTCAACCGGAACTCCGGCAAGGCGCTGGAGGTGCAGAACGCGGCGACGGGGGACAACGCCGAGATCGTCCAGTACAACAGCTGGGGCGGCACCAACCAGCAGTGGCAGGCGGTGCCCGTCGGCGCCACGCCGACAGCGACCCCGAGCACCACCCCGGCCCCGACCCCGAGCCCGACGAGGACACCACCCCCCGTGACCGGCACCTTCACCAACCCGGTCGTCTGGCAGGACTTCGCCGACGGCGACATCATCCGCGTGGGCGACGCGTACTACTACTCCGCCTCGACCATGCACTACTCCCCGGGAGCCCCGGTCCTGCGCTCGTACGACCTCGTGAACTGGGAGTACGCAGGGCACTCCGTGCCACGGCTCGACTTCGACGACGCGAAGTACGACCTCACCGGCGGCAACCGGTACGTCAAGGGCATCTGGGCGTCGACCCTCGGTTACCGCAGGAGCAACAGCACCTACTACTGGTACGGCTGCACGGAGTTCAACCGCACGTACGTCTACACGGCCTCGGCCGTCGACGGCACGTGGACCAAGAAGGCCCGGATGAACCAGTGCTACTACGACGCCGGCCTGCTCGTCGACGACGACGACACCATGTACATCGCGTACGGCAACGGCACCATCAGCGTCGCGCAGCTCAACGCCGACGGGACCCAGCAGGTGCGGGCGCAGCAGGTGTACCAGACGCCGTCCGACATCGGGACGCTCGAGGGCGCCCGGTTCTACAAGAAGGACGGCTACTACTACATCTGGCTGACGCGGCCCGCGAACGGCCAGTACGTGCTGCGCTCCCGGTCGCCGTGGGGCCCGTACGAGCAGCGCCGGGTGCTGCTCGACCTGCCCGGCCCGATCAGCGGCGGCGGCGTCCCGCACCAGGGCGGCATCGTGCAGACGCAGGCCGGCGACTGGTGGTACATGGCGTTCACCGACGCGTACCCCGGCGGTCGCATGCCGACCCTCGCGCCGCTCACCTGGACCGACGGGTGGCCGAGCGTCCAGACCGTCGACGGGCGCTGGGGTGCGACGTACCCGCGACCCGCGATCAGCACGACGCGCACGGTCGCGCCGATGACCGGGCGGGACACGTTCACCGGCAGCACGCTGGGGCACCGGTGGGAGTGGAACCACAACCCCGACACCAGCCGGTTCTCGGTCGGCGACGGGCTGCGGCTGCAGACGGCCACGGTCACCAACGACCTGTACGCGGCGCGCAACACCCTGACCCACCGGATCCAGGGGCCGTCGTCCACCGCCACCATCGAGCTCGACCACTCGCAGATGCGCGTCGGCGACCGGGCCGGGCTGGCGATGCTGCGGCAGTCGTCGGCGTGGATCGGCGTGGTGCGCGACGCCGACGGCAGCTCCCGGGTCGTCATGACCGACGGGCTCGCGATGAGCTCGTCCTGGGCCACGACCAGCACGGGGACCGAGCGGGCGAGCGCGAGCGTGCCCGCGGGACGGATCTGGCTGCGGGCGTCGGCGGACATCCGGCCGGGGTCGGGCCGCCAGGCCACGTTCTCCTACAGCACCGACGGCAGCACCTTCCGGACGCTGGGCCCGGCGTTCACCCTGAACAACGACTGGCAGTTCTTCATGGGCTACCGGTTCGGCATCTTCAACCACGCCACGACGGCGCTCGGCGGGGCGGTGACGGTCCGCAGCTTCGACCTCACCACGCCCTGA
- a CDS encoding DoxX family protein — protein sequence MTTHRTPTTRAGDGLARTIGRVALGGFLAFAGTGHLTFAREEFVAQVPSWVPLDTDLVVVGSGVVEIALGTALVVAPRRYRPWVGATAAAFFVAVFPGNVAQYVERNDGFGLDTDAKRLARLPFQGVLVLWALWSTGAWRAWRQRRR from the coding sequence GTGACGACGCACCGCACCCCGACCACCCGCGCCGGCGACGGGCTCGCGCGCACGATCGGCCGGGTCGCGCTGGGCGGGTTCCTCGCCTTCGCCGGCACGGGCCACCTGACGTTCGCCCGGGAGGAGTTCGTGGCCCAGGTTCCGTCCTGGGTGCCGCTGGACACCGACCTGGTCGTCGTGGGCTCCGGCGTCGTCGAGATCGCCCTGGGCACGGCCCTGGTGGTGGCGCCGCGGCGCTACCGCCCGTGGGTGGGTGCCACCGCCGCGGCGTTCTTCGTCGCCGTCTTCCCCGGCAACGTCGCGCAGTACGTCGAGCGCAACGACGGCTTCGGCCTGGACACGGACGCCAAGCGGCTGGCGCGCCTGCCGTTCCAGGGCGTGCTCGTCCTGTGGGCGCTGTGGTCCACGGGCGCCTGGCGCGCGTGGCGGCAGCGGCGGCGCTGA
- a CDS encoding SDR family NAD(P)-dependent oxidoreductase yields MDRTAAPAPTRPHPPGHTGARRVALVTGATSGIGAATALELAWRGLRVVVLGRDVTRGTGVVDRIRASGGEAALVTTDLCDDDDLERAIDEATAVWGRLDHAFNNAGVTGPGTVADATTEDFDRAFAVNTRALWLCMRAEIRHMTRTGGGSIVNNLSVHSVRTVFHGVAPYAASKAAALALTRCAAVELAGRGIRVNGVAPGPIDTGLFPGAGLHPDGTDAWEPLLPMGRAGTTGEVADAVAWLFSDEARYVTGNVVAVDGGFLAC; encoded by the coding sequence ATGGACCGCACCGCCGCGCCCGCACCCACCCGTCCCCACCCTCCGGGGCACACCGGGGCCCGACGGGTCGCGCTCGTCACCGGCGCCACCTCGGGCATCGGCGCCGCGACGGCCCTCGAGCTGGCCTGGCGCGGGCTGCGGGTGGTCGTCCTCGGCCGTGACGTGACGCGCGGCACCGGTGTCGTCGACCGCATCCGGGCGTCCGGCGGCGAGGCAGCGCTCGTCACGACCGACCTGTGCGACGACGACGACCTCGAGCGCGCCATCGACGAGGCCACCGCCGTGTGGGGCCGGCTCGACCACGCGTTCAACAACGCCGGCGTGACCGGGCCCGGGACCGTCGCCGACGCGACGACCGAGGACTTCGACCGGGCCTTCGCGGTCAACACCCGCGCCCTGTGGCTGTGCATGCGTGCGGAGATCCGCCACATGACGCGCACGGGCGGCGGGTCCATCGTCAACAACCTCTCGGTGCACTCCGTGCGGACCGTGTTCCACGGCGTCGCCCCCTACGCGGCGTCCAAGGCCGCCGCCCTCGCCCTGACCCGGTGCGCGGCGGTGGAGCTGGCCGGCCGGGGCATCCGCGTCAACGGCGTCGCCCCGGGGCCCATCGACACCGGGCTCTTCCCCGGCGCAGGGCTGCACCCCGACGGCACCGACGCCTGGGAGCCGCTGCTGCCGATGGGTCGCGCCGGCACCACCGGTGAGGTCGCGGACGCGGTCGCGTGGCTGTTCTCGGACGAGGCGAGGTACGTGACCGGCAACGTCGTCGCGGTCGACGGCGGCTTCCTCGCCTGCTGA
- a CDS encoding glycoside hydrolase family 127 protein, producing MPSSDILRTDRPSRTPDHGRPVAPSRSPWRPLGLDEVRITGGFWGDLQDLNASTMIAHVEGWLERLGWTGNFDAAAEGRLPLDRRGREFSDSETYKLLEAMAWEVGRTGDPDLDRRLRALAARVAAAQEPDGYIGTMFGRTGQRPRWSDLEWGHELYCIGHLVQAGVARARTHGDDEIVRVAVRAADHVCEVFGPDGPHQGVCGHPEIEVALVELYRVTGERRYLDQARLFVERRGHGALGEIDFGPTYFQDDVPVRDATVLAGHAVRALYLAAAAVDLAVEDADDELLAAVAGQVRTTLARRTYLTGGMGAHHEGESFGADFELPSDRAYAETCAGIGSVMVNHRLLLQTQDALHADAVERALYNVVATSPAQDGRAFYYTNTLHQRTPGREVAPDDVSPRAASSLRAPFFAVSCCPTNVTRTVASLASYVATVDDDGVQLHQYAPATLRAALGDGRRVELEVTTAYPHDGRVVVRALAAPQDDWTLTLRVPAWATGAQVTTADGSSRAAEPGYVTVAGPAAGAQVVLDLPVAARWTWADPRVDAVRGQVAVERGPLVLALESTDLGRDVAAAVVSTQEPPVERDGQVLVPVAVRDLAERTWPFGGAPSPAPDDHRLVPLVPYHAWANRGPSTMRVWLPVV from the coding sequence ATGCCCTCGTCCGACATCCTCCGCACCGACCGCCCGAGCCGCACCCCCGACCACGGCCGCCCCGTTGCCCCGTCCCGCTCCCCCTGGCGTCCCCTGGGGCTCGACGAGGTCAGGATCACCGGAGGCTTCTGGGGGGACCTGCAGGACCTCAACGCGTCGACGATGATCGCGCACGTCGAGGGCTGGCTCGAGCGGCTGGGCTGGACGGGCAACTTCGACGCCGCGGCCGAGGGGCGGCTGCCGCTGGACCGCCGGGGCCGCGAGTTCTCGGACTCCGAGACGTACAAGCTGCTCGAGGCCATGGCCTGGGAGGTCGGCCGGACCGGGGACCCCGACCTCGACCGCCGGCTGCGCGCGCTGGCGGCCCGGGTCGCGGCCGCGCAGGAGCCCGACGGCTACATCGGCACGATGTTCGGCCGCACCGGGCAGCGTCCGCGCTGGTCGGACCTGGAGTGGGGGCACGAGCTGTACTGCATCGGCCACCTGGTCCAGGCGGGTGTCGCGCGGGCACGGACCCACGGCGACGACGAGATCGTCCGCGTCGCGGTCCGGGCCGCCGACCACGTGTGCGAGGTCTTCGGACCCGACGGGCCGCACCAGGGCGTGTGCGGGCACCCGGAGATCGAGGTCGCGCTCGTCGAGCTGTACCGGGTCACCGGGGAGCGGCGCTACCTGGACCAGGCGCGCCTGTTCGTCGAGCGACGCGGGCACGGCGCCCTCGGTGAGATCGACTTCGGGCCGACGTACTTCCAGGACGACGTGCCGGTCCGCGACGCGACCGTGCTCGCCGGGCACGCCGTGCGCGCCCTGTACCTGGCGGCCGCGGCCGTGGACCTCGCGGTCGAGGACGCCGACGACGAGCTGCTGGCCGCCGTGGCCGGGCAGGTCCGCACGACCCTGGCCCGCCGCACCTACCTGACGGGCGGGATGGGCGCGCACCACGAGGGCGAGTCGTTCGGCGCGGACTTCGAGCTGCCGTCCGACCGGGCCTACGCGGAGACGTGCGCCGGCATCGGGTCGGTCATGGTGAACCACCGGCTGCTGCTGCAGACGCAGGACGCCCTGCACGCCGACGCCGTCGAGCGCGCGCTCTACAACGTCGTCGCCACGTCCCCCGCGCAGGACGGACGGGCGTTCTACTACACGAACACCCTCCACCAGCGGACGCCGGGACGCGAGGTCGCACCCGACGACGTCAGCCCGCGGGCGGCGTCCAGCCTGCGGGCACCGTTCTTCGCGGTGTCCTGCTGCCCCACGAACGTCACCCGCACGGTCGCGTCGCTGGCGTCGTACGTGGCCACGGTCGACGACGACGGCGTGCAGCTGCACCAGTACGCACCGGCGACCCTCCGGGCCGCACTCGGTGACGGCCGCCGGGTCGAGCTCGAGGTGACGACCGCGTACCCGCACGACGGGCGCGTCGTCGTGCGCGCCCTCGCCGCACCGCAGGACGACTGGACCCTCACGCTGCGGGTGCCCGCGTGGGCCACCGGGGCGCAGGTCACGACGGCCGACGGATCGTCCCGGGCGGCCGAGCCCGGCTACGTCACCGTCGCCGGCCCGGCCGCCGGGGCGCAGGTCGTGCTGGACCTGCCGGTCGCGGCCCGCTGGACGTGGGCGGACCCGCGGGTCGACGCCGTGCGCGGCCAGGTCGCGGTCGAGCGCGGGCCGCTCGTGCTGGCCCTGGAGTCGACCGACCTCGGTCGGGACGTCGCGGCCGCCGTCGTCTCGACGCAGGAGCCCCCCGTGGAGCGGGACGGCCAGGTGCTCGTGCCCGTCGCGGTGCGCGACCTGGCGGAGCGCACCTGGCCCTTCGGCGGGGCACCCTCCCCCGCGCCCGACGACCACCGGCTGGTGCCGTTGGTCCCGTACCACGCGTGGGCCAACCGCGGTCCGTCGACGATGCGGGTGTGGCTGCCCGTGGTGTGA
- a CDS encoding LacI family DNA-binding transcriptional regulator, translated as MATSDTRTRPVTLRDVAQLAGVSVATASKALNGKADVHPDTRRRVQEVADRLAFTPNSLARAITAGRTGTVGLLTHDLEGRFSLPILMGAEDAFGAGSTSVFLCDAREDAIREQHHLRALLGRRVDGLIIVGSRTDPRSSLGPDVPVPVVYAYAPSDDPDDASVVPDNVSAGRLAAEHLLTLGRRRIAHVSGDPTYAAAQDRATGVGQALAAAGLEQVGPVRFGSWSEAWGRAGVSAALDADPGIDAVVCGSDMIARGVLDALRERGVRVPQDVAVIGFDNWEPMIAGSRPALTSVDMNFETMGRRAATRLFSRIAGAAERGVETVAPRVVVRASTASG; from the coding sequence ATGGCGACGAGCGACACCCGGACGCGCCCGGTCACGCTGCGCGACGTCGCGCAGCTCGCCGGCGTGTCGGTGGCCACCGCGTCCAAGGCGCTCAACGGCAAGGCCGACGTCCACCCGGACACGCGGCGGCGCGTGCAGGAGGTCGCCGACCGTCTCGCGTTCACCCCCAACTCGCTCGCCCGCGCCATCACCGCCGGCCGCACCGGCACCGTCGGCCTGCTGACGCACGACCTCGAGGGTCGGTTCAGCCTGCCGATCCTCATGGGGGCCGAGGACGCGTTCGGCGCCGGGAGCACGTCGGTCTTCCTGTGCGACGCCCGCGAGGACGCGATCCGCGAGCAGCACCACCTGCGCGCCCTGCTGGGCCGGCGCGTCGACGGGCTCATCATCGTCGGGTCGCGGACGGACCCCCGGTCCTCGCTCGGTCCCGACGTCCCGGTGCCGGTGGTGTACGCCTACGCGCCCTCCGACGACCCGGACGACGCGTCCGTCGTGCCGGACAACGTCTCGGCCGGGCGGCTGGCCGCCGAGCACCTGCTCACGCTGGGCCGCCGGCGCATCGCGCACGTCTCCGGCGACCCGACCTACGCCGCCGCGCAGGACCGCGCCACGGGCGTGGGTCAGGCGCTCGCCGCCGCAGGGCTGGAGCAGGTCGGGCCGGTGCGTTTCGGCTCCTGGAGCGAGGCGTGGGGGCGGGCCGGGGTGAGTGCCGCCCTCGACGCGGACCCGGGCATCGACGCCGTCGTGTGCGGCTCGGACATGATCGCCCGCGGCGTCCTCGACGCGCTGCGGGAGCGGGGCGTGCGCGTCCCGCAGGACGTCGCGGTCATCGGGTTCGACAACTGGGAGCCGATGATCGCCGGCTCGCGCCCTGCCCTGACCAGCGTCGACATGAACTTCGAGACGATGGGGCGCCGGGCCGCGACCCGGCTGTTCTCCCGGATCGCGGGAGCCGCGGAGCGGGGCGTCGAGACGGTCGCGCCCCGGGTCGTCGTGCGTGCCTCCACCGCGAGCGGCTGA
- a CDS encoding ArsR/SmtB family transcription factor, with protein sequence MVVDQRTDEDRAADRLFRALADTTRRDILRRVLVDGSSVSALAARYEMSFAAVQKHVSVLAQAHLVVKERHGREQIVRGDVATVRRAAALLEQLEELWEARVDRMSAVLAELDPGRGPAHDPAADAVGPQPAAAVARVAPRTGGTP encoded by the coding sequence GTGGTTGTAGATCAACGAACCGACGAGGACCGGGCGGCGGACCGCCTGTTCCGGGCGCTGGCCGACACGACGCGGCGCGACATCCTGCGTCGCGTGCTCGTGGACGGCTCGTCCGTCTCGGCCCTGGCGGCGCGCTACGAGATGAGCTTCGCGGCCGTGCAGAAGCACGTCAGCGTGCTCGCGCAGGCGCACCTCGTGGTCAAGGAGCGTCACGGACGCGAGCAGATCGTCCGCGGCGACGTCGCGACCGTCCGGCGGGCGGCCGCCCTGCTCGAGCAGCTCGAGGAGCTGTGGGAAGCCCGCGTGGACCGCATGTCCGCCGTCCTGGCGGAGCTCGACCCGGGGCGTGGCCCCGCTCACGACCCGGCCGCCGATGCGGTCGGCCCTCAGCCCGCGGCCGCCGTGGCCCGGGTCGCACCCCGGACCGGAGGCACGCCATGA
- a CDS encoding SRPBCC family protein, translating into MTVLSTTPDTTDLTLVVVADLAAAPERAWRLWAEPRTLERWWGPPTWPATFDEHDLRPGGGAKYHMTGPDGTTAHGWWTFVAVDEPRRIELEDGFADAHGEPDTSLPTTRMVVELQPGGTGTIMTITSHFASAEALEQVLAMGMAEGMREAVGQIDALLAEL; encoded by the coding sequence ATGACCGTCCTGAGCACCACGCCCGACACCACCGACCTGACCCTCGTCGTCGTCGCCGACCTCGCCGCCGCACCCGAGCGCGCGTGGCGGCTGTGGGCCGAGCCGCGCACGCTGGAGCGCTGGTGGGGCCCGCCCACCTGGCCGGCCACCTTCGACGAGCACGACCTGCGGCCCGGTGGGGGCGCGAAGTACCACATGACCGGTCCCGACGGGACGACCGCGCACGGGTGGTGGACCTTCGTGGCGGTCGACGAGCCGCGGCGGATCGAGCTCGAGGACGGGTTCGCCGACGCGCACGGTGAGCCGGACACGTCGCTGCCGACGACCCGCATGGTGGTCGAGCTGCAGCCGGGCGGCACGGGCACGATCATGACCATCACCTCGCACTTCGCCTCCGCGGAGGCGCTCGAGCAGGTCCTCGCCATGGGCATGGCCGAGGGCATGCGGGAGGCCGTCGGGCAGATCGACGCGCTCCTCGCCGAGCTCTGA
- the rlmC gene encoding 23S rRNA (uracil(747)-C(5))-methyltransferase RlmC, whose amino-acid sequence MRCGYFDAGVCRSCTLLAEPYQQQVDEQQRHVRAVLGDPGGVTWLPTVTSAEAGFRNKAKMVVAGTVDAPTLGILDGHGHGVDLQGCPLYPPAVSAAFAPLAAFVTRARLTPYDVPSRSGELKHVIVTGSPDGELMVRFVLRSTEALARIRKHLPGLQADLPHLVVASVNVQPAHAAVLEGDREILLTPRETLRMRVNGLDLHLRPRSFFQTNTEVAAALYRQAVAWADEAEVASAWDLYCGVGGFALHLARPGRDVVGVESSAEAVASAEQTARDAGLPGTRFLAGDATAFALAAPDMPDLVVVNPPRRGLGEPLSRWLEASGVPRVLYSSCHAGSLARDLAHMPSLRLVRAQVLDMFPHTTHHEVLTLLERTPA is encoded by the coding sequence GTGCGCTGCGGGTACTTCGACGCGGGGGTGTGCCGCTCGTGCACCCTCCTCGCCGAGCCGTACCAGCAGCAGGTCGACGAGCAGCAGCGGCACGTGCGGGCGGTGCTGGGCGACCCGGGCGGCGTCACGTGGCTGCCGACCGTCACCAGCGCCGAGGCCGGCTTCCGCAACAAGGCGAAGATGGTCGTCGCCGGCACGGTCGACGCGCCGACCCTCGGCATCCTCGACGGCCACGGGCACGGCGTCGACCTGCAGGGCTGCCCCCTGTACCCGCCCGCCGTCTCGGCCGCGTTCGCGCCGCTCGCCGCGTTCGTCACCCGCGCGCGGCTCACGCCGTACGACGTGCCGTCACGCAGCGGCGAGCTCAAGCACGTCATCGTCACCGGGTCGCCCGACGGCGAGCTCATGGTGCGGTTCGTGCTGCGCAGCACCGAGGCGCTGGCCCGGATCCGCAAGCACCTGCCCGGCCTGCAGGCCGACCTGCCGCACCTGGTCGTCGCGTCGGTCAACGTGCAGCCGGCGCACGCCGCCGTGCTCGAGGGGGACCGGGAGATCCTGCTCACGCCGCGCGAGACGCTCCGCATGCGGGTCAACGGCCTGGACCTGCACCTGCGGCCGCGCAGCTTCTTCCAGACGAACACCGAGGTCGCCGCCGCGCTCTACCGGCAGGCGGTGGCGTGGGCCGACGAGGCCGAGGTCGCGTCCGCCTGGGACCTCTACTGCGGTGTCGGCGGGTTCGCCCTGCACCTGGCGCGCCCCGGCCGTGACGTCGTCGGCGTGGAGAGCAGCGCCGAGGCGGTCGCGAGCGCGGAGCAGACGGCCCGCGACGCGGGCCTGCCCGGCACCCGCTTCCTGGCCGGCGACGCGACCGCCTTCGCGCTGGCCGCGCCCGACATGCCCGACCTGGTGGTCGTGAACCCGCCGCGGCGCGGGCTCGGGGAGCCGCTGAGCCGCTGGCTGGAGGCCAGCGGGGTGCCGCGGGTCCTCTACTCGTCGTGCCACGCGGGCTCGCTGGCGCGCGACCTGGCGCACATGCCCTCGCTGCGGCTGGTGCGCGCGCAGGTGCTCGACATGTTCCCGCACACGACGCACCACGAGGTGCTCACGCTCCTGGAGCGCACGCCCGCGTGA